The DNA sequence TTTGAAATAAGTAGCTCTCGATGCCGGGGAGAGGAAGAGTATACATACGGTTGCACAAGTAGTCTCGTACCCCGGGATGATCGTGCTTGTAGAGGTAGCTGACGGCGATCCATTCGCAGAAAAATGCCGAGTCAAAGAATCTGATCAGCCACCCGCTTTCTCCTATGCTTTCACTCGTCGGAATTGTCCGCGTCACCTCGCGAGGTGACTCAGCCCACTCGCCGAAGGCACGCGTCAACCCCAGTAACCTCACCATCGTCAAATCCTACTCCTCATCCTTAAAACACGAATTAATCAATCCGAAAACCCctaatttaagaatttaacGCAATTACCCCGCTTCTCTATGTATAGACTACAAAATTGGAAATGAAATTCAAAGGGATTGGGTGTGGCACGCCCGCGTGATTGCCCGGCACCCTGGGTATCACCGGGAaaggaggtggtggtggtggtggggctAACGTGCGCGGAGGGTGTTGGGAGGGgagtattttgttttattttaatttttggtttgaaGTTTGGAGTTGGGAGAGTGACGGCAAAGGCATATTTCCCTTTGTTGGGTTGGAAACCAAAATAAAACGTATAAACATTTGAAAACGTTGTCATTTGAGAGGGCAGCATGTGAAGTTTTGGTGACTAGTCagtgtttttgaattttttgggcAACCAAATTTTGGAGAGGAGTCACTAATTTTGCCCTATTCGGAaattcatttctcttttcctcatgttaaaaaaattgactatGTATCAACTTACCACCCACtccataattcaattttataacatggtaatttttattttttatttagcaAACATAGGATTggatattaactaaaatatatatgggaGATCCATAAATAGAATCTTTCGGCAACTTTAATTGAGACATAATTATGTTATCATGAATAAGTACGTTAAAATTTCGTTCTTGCACGTTTACTTTCTTTGTGTGGATGAAAGATGCTTGAGTCAGATGGATTGTGTTTGAGTTTTGCGCTTTTGCAAGCTTGAAATAAAGGAAATCTGCAAAATAAGAATTCGCACTCCGACACTCAAGtttgtaatgaaattaaaataaaattagttaaatgaagtaagaaaaaaaacatagcGTTCAGTTTGATATGTGCAGTGTCAAAAGCAAAATTACCATTTTTTACATTGGACTTGCTACTTATAAGCATTTATGGTCAGAGTCCGATTAGGCTAGAGTCATTGTGACTCATTTACTTCGCAAAAAAGGCCAACTCATGATGGCTTATGCAAACCGGGCATTTATTGATATTGTGGGCTGATAACACCATGAGATTGTATTATTAAGAGGCCAAGcccaagaaattaaattatgagtccaaaatattctcaatttttttggcaaattATCTAATATCATTGAATATTCTGAAATTCCACTTTGACAAATGACATAATGCGACATGTCTTACAATGCTGACTCGATCCTATGCTCATGACATTATGTTGGCAAAACAAAGCAAGTTAAgtgttattgtttttttaaggAAGATTAAGTTTTATCTTCGtatattatattgtttatTCATTCACCGTTACCACTAGGATATTGCAAATAATGTTAGCGTTCGTTGTAATTCATTTAAACAGTCTCATTTAAGTTTGTTACTCTTCCTCAAGATATTTAAATTCTGCATATTGTAGTTTCACATTAGATTTTTGTAATCATATAGTGTAATGCAGCTCATCATGATTAACATAGAGATAAATGATGTTCACATTTTAGTATGGCTACAAAAACATTTAGTATTATGTGCCTTCATCACTACATGTGGCTTATGGCTTAGTTTTGCACACATTTATATTGTCATATGGCACAATGCAAGTTGTCATgtttgattcattttttttagattattatATTGGTTATGTAAACTTGAATGTTAGATGATTATTTTCAAACAGAATGTTCTTGTATGTGACCTTTTATATCACTATTTATGCTGAAGTATAGAAGTTAGTTGCCGCTTCCTACATAGCATTGTTTAATACATAATAGTGAGCACACCATGATAAGTTATTTGTTAGTTTCATGAGCACTcacaatattttgatcaattcaaattgagcatttcttgaattttgtattCATTTCTTACACATATTGTTACAACACGTATATGAAGTCTTTTGCGTGTATGGAATACACACATCTGACTTGTAAcccaatatatgtataatcttatttatgattgtttttttGCCGGAGTTCACACTGGCCTATTCTTACGATCAATTATTCTTATTTCgtattatatatagtgtatTCATTTTAATAACACGCCCCTAATAGGGGGAGTAAAAAACTCGacctttaaaaatttttaaaataactttcTTGAGGTGTATAATACAACGTCTAGAAGTTAGAAAAAAACTTCATCTGGAGAACTCATACGAAGTTCTCCAAAATGTGTTGAGACAACAAATTTCCTCAAGGTTTGTAATACAACAACCAAAAGCTGAAAACATCATTagacaaaatttttaattactcaTATGACTTCGTATTAAAAATTACCATTGTTGCATACTAAAGAATCACAAAGACGTTACCCAACCCCCCAATAGAAGAGGCCAAGCCCCACCAACGATGCTCTCGCTAAAtcgaaattaataaatttgcttCTAGATACTTATCTCCATGGTATCTAAAATCGATCTTGCGGGAGGGGGGTGATATGACAAGTtaaatgattaattgttagattatgtttttcataattaagttGTGTAATTGGCTTTGATGAACAAACTTTAGAAATCAGTTTAGGTTCAAGAAGACAATGCAACGATTACTAGCGTAATTAGCTCGAATGAATAAAACTCAAATACTAGTTCAGATTTAAAAAGACAATACATTAGTTACTAAGCATAATGAATAAAGCCTCAAGTTCAAGACAACGTTTACACGGCACAATTCAAGCCATGCATCACAGCAGTAATGAATGATCGCTTCAACATCACAAAACTCAAACTAAGGCAACAATTTCCCATCGCGAACACATATACACTAGCTAGTAGAATTGCTAAGCAAGAACTCCTGTGTCTTTATCTCATAATAGTAACCATTAGATGCAGAAGCATCAGCCGAGAAAATCATCGCCCCATTCACATCAAAACCATCATCTTCCACCAGCCTCAACGCCTCAAAGAACGCATCTCCCTGAATCCCTCTCCCATTCACCTCATAGCTCGGCAGAACCTTCCCTCTATCAAACTGCTCCGTCCTGTTCCTGAAGGCCTCCAAGTACGCCTCCGGGGACTTAACCTTATCCGTATAGAACTGGTAGTTCACATAGTCGATGACCTCGACGTAGCTCTCGTAGAGCTCGACGTAGGGCGAGACGGTGTTGTAGAACGGCGCGATGGTCGCCACCGAGATCAAGCTCTGGTTCTTCAACAACGTTATGAGCTCGCCTATGCAGTAGGCGAAGCTGCTGTTGGAGTTTGCAGGGAATTTCTCGTAGTCGACGTCGATGCCGTCGAGGTGGTAAGTGAGGATGAGGGATTTGAGCGATGAATAGGCGTTTGATATCCAGATGTTTGCGTCCGGGGGATTGTACCAGGACAGGGTTTTCCCGGCGAGGCTCCAGCCGGAGAGGCTGGCCAGGGCTTTCACGTTGGGGTGACGGGACTTTGTGGCGGCCACTGCGTCCGGCGTCAGGGTGGCTGCCCAATATGGTGAGAACACGCCGTTCTGTGGGGCGCCGGAGGAGTCTGCATCGATGGTGAAGCCGAGGATGAAATGGAAGTCTATGTTTGCATCGACTGGAACGTCGTCGAATTCCACCGGAGCTCCTGTGCCAGGGCTTTCCCGTTGGGGTGACGGGACTTTGTGGCGGCCACTGCGTCCGGCGTCAGGGTGGCTGCCCAATATGGTGAGAACACGCCGTTCTGTGGGGCGCCGGAGGAGTCTGCATCGATGGTGAAGCCGAGGATGAAATGGAAGTCTATGTTTGCATCGACTGGAACGTCGTCGAATTCCACCGGAGCTCCTGTGGCTCCGATATACTCCATCATCACCTTTCCATCTGAAATTGAATTAATcatgtttaattattatatattatcaagGAAAATTAatcgaataattttatttgtatttgatgATTATTTGTTGTGTGGTTGCATGGTGGGAtcttttttactattaatattCAAGATTAATGCTGTTGAAACGATGGAATTtggattatttaattataggggtgaaataaatattttatacttagtTCACGTAATGCGtgtgtataataatttttttaattataaaagaaataaaaaagaaaaaaattaaattaaataatttctcgAAGTCactaaagaaatttatttttaaatttgcatCAATcgaacaatataattaatatatatgtcaagACATATATATCAGTAGCAACCATATTTAGTTATTCTGAGACCCTCacacttaataaatattataaatttttaataaaaaataaatatcttaatttatatgtagatataatttactaatgtgaaaaactataaaattgtaaattctATTTAGTTTACCATAAATTTTGAGGATATATACATTTGAGGGGCACATGGCCAGTCCAGCCCTCATCTTTGATTatgctttaaattttttgtgaaaattcaaaagaaactTGTTAAAAactcactatttttttttttaaatttgtttccttaaaaaagaaagataattagactccaaattgaagaaaaatcagaaaatcatgaatataaaaatacctaaTTTTGGGATGTAATGCTTtcattcttaaaaattaattatttttaaataataattcttcaaaattaagataaaacgactgaaaaaacacacaaacataTTGTAAATACTCACCACAAAATAGTTGAAAACTCAAAGCAAGAGTGACAATCAGCAATGAAAAGTGATGAAGTCTACTCATTATGCTCCTCTAAACATTTGAATACATTTCACTtgtttgtaaaagaaaatacttttattgcatgtgtatatatatataggtttgTTGATTTGTCCCTTAGCCGGCAGGGAAAAAACAAGAGAACAAAGTAGGCTATAGAGGGAGCAATTGGGACATTTTCAAAGATTATCAAGACAAAATTCTTGTGATGAGGTTGAGTCTCACAAAGAACACTGTGTCTTAGTCCAATAATTGCACCTGAATTTGGACAAATTGAATTCGGATTGATCAAGAAGAGTTTAGGCTTTAATAAGATGCTACCTATgcattgtttaatttatatattattactcttctaatatatataaaatacttaaattttttagctggcgacttttatataaatgcgCTTTTTGAGACTATACTGTTaagaacaatttttattaggtTGTGAACATGAACGGAATatatgagaagaaaaatagttGTAGCATTACAAACTGTATATGGTATGCAAAATTTTTCTCGTTTATGGTtgctcaaaattaatttttactatgacctttttttagtgaatttcaataaaaacgTCCCATATGACTGTTTGTATTAGGCACGTATAAATTATACCCTTATGGTTGGATTTACAGCTGCTGGGCTTGGATATAGTGTTGGATTTCGGTTAGGCTCCACATTCCGATATGTAAatcttcaattaaaaatatatgttatgcTTTTATCGCGTTACTTTTTGGAAAGATAAAcaaattgttgttttgttaTTAGTACTTTTGAAAGTGATTTGAGTTTAAAAAATctctttttagaaatattgGGTTTAAATTCTGAGTGACTGTGTGTgtagtgaaattaaaatatctatatatatatatattgactcAGTTGATAAGAACAAgccacttttttattttataattgtgagTTGGACTTTTTCTAAAGAAGTTatgttgataaataatttaaagtaaaattataaacaactTGCGGTCCGATGGCCTATGTTGATATGCGGTGATGATGGGAGTCCGAAATTGAAgacattcaaatttttattgtacttaaaaataaaataaaaataattcattgaaCCCTGGTAGTAGCAGGTTAGTCTAGGATCGGAT is a window from the Sesamum indicum cultivar Zhongzhi No. 13 linkage group LG15, S_indicum_v1.0, whole genome shotgun sequence genome containing:
- the LOC105178091 gene encoding chitinase 2-like isoform X2 — its product is MSRLHHFSLLIVTLALSFQLFCDGKVMMEYIGATGAPVEFDDVPVDANIDFHFILGFTIDADSSGAPQNGNGVFSPYWAATLTPDAVAATKSRHPNVKALASLSGWSLAGKTLSWYNPPDANIWISNAYSSLKSLILTYHLDGIDVDYEKFPANSNSSFAYCIGELITLLKNQSLISVATIAPFYNTVSPYVELYESYVEVIDYVNYQFYTDKVKSPEAYLEAFRNRTEQFDRGKVLPSYEVNGRGIQGDAFFEALRLVEDDGFDVNGAMIFSADASASNGYYYEIKTQEFLLSNSTS
- the LOC105178091 gene encoding chitinase 2-like isoform X1; its protein translation is MSRLHHFSLLIVTLALSFQLFCDGKVMMEYIGATGAPVEFDDVPVDANIDFHFILGFTIDADSSGAPQNGVFSPYWAATLTPDAVAATKSRHPNVKALASLSGWSLAGKTLSWYNPPDANIWISNAYSSLKSLILTYHLDGIDVDYEKFPANSNSSFAYCIGELITLLKNQSLISVATIAPFYNTVSPYVELYESYVEVIDYVNYQFYTDKVKSPEAYLEAFRNRTEQFDRGKVLPSYEVNGRGIQGDAFFEALRLVEDDGFDVNGAMIFSADASASNGYYYEIKTQEFLLSNSTS